The Mycolicibacterium aurum genome segment GCCTCGGCGCCGGCCGTCAAACCGAAGTTGGTGTAGGCATACGAGGTGCGGAACTGGCCGACGGGAAGCCGGCGAAGCCGCTCCAAGACCTGCCTGCGGTCATAGCCCACCTCTTCGAGCAGATCTCCGGCGTGGTCGGGCAGCCCGGAACGGTGGGAGAACATGTCGCCGACGGTCACCATCTGCGTGGCAGCAGGATCCGAGAGTGCGAACCAGGGCAGCTTCGACACGATCGGGGTGTCCCAGCTGACCTGGTCCTGACCCACCAGGGTCGCCACCACCGTCGCGCTCAACGGCTTGGACAGCGACGCGAGCTGGAACACCGTGTCGGGTCCGACCTTGTTGAATGCCTCGTCGGTCAGCGTGTTGTTCTTGACACCGAAACCCTTGGCGTAGATCGGTTTTCCGCCGTGCACGACGGCGACCGCCATACCCGGGATGCCGGACTTGGACATCAGGTCCTCGATGAGGCCGTCGAGCTTGGCGACGGCGTTGCCGACCGCGTTCTCCGGCAGCGGCATCGCAGGCACCAACGGGGGCGGGACGTCGGAGAGCCGGCTGGGCGACGGCGGGGTGCTGGACGTCGCGGATTCGGCACCGTCGGTGGTGTCGGCACCGCAGCCTGCCAGCAGCGCGACGGCCACAGCGAGCGCGGCAACCCGGGCAGGTGGGTTCATGGTCAGCACCGTAGCGCCTCAGATGCGGTTACCGGCGCCACCACGGGTCGAAAGTCGAGTCCGGAACAACCCGTCCCCCGGGAATGGGTACCGCGATCCGCACCCGCTCGGCGTCGGCCGCACCGACCAGGCGCTCGGCGGGTTCGGCCCACGGATGCGGCGACAGCCGGAACGTCGCCCAATGGATCGGCATCATGAGGCCGTGGTCCACGTCGGTCAGGTCGAGATGCGCCCGCACCGCCTCTTCGGGGTTCATGTGGATGTCGGCGAACGCGGGATGGTAGGCGCCGATGGGCAGCAGCGTCAGGTCGAACGGTCCGTGCTCGGCGCCGATCTCGGCGAAGCTCTTCGTGTACCCGGTGTCGCCGCCGAAGAAGGCCTTGTGCGCGGGCCCGGCAATGACCCACGACGACCACAGCGTCGAGTCGCGGGAGAACAGCCGTCCGGAGAAATGGCGGGCCGGCGTGCAGACGAGCGTCAGGTCGGCGATGCGGTGCGACTCATTCCAGTCGAGCTCGACGATGCGGCTCTGCGGGATACCCCACTTGCGCAGATGCAGCCCGATCCCCAGCGGCACCACGAACGGTGCCCGCTGCATCCGCGCCAGCGCCACGAT includes the following:
- a CDS encoding MBL fold metallo-hydrolase, with translation MVVRTALRFGFGTASLLAGGWVLRALQGTPASLGATPAEIATVARRSPNYKDGKFLNLEPSSSGFPVDRELQRTLLRDLANAPWVGKPERPIPLAEAPPVDATPASAAATWYGHSSALIEIDGYRVLADPVWSERCSPSRAVGPQRMHDVPLLLEALPALDAIVISHDHYDHLDIDTIVALARMQRAPFVVPLGIGLHLRKWGIPQSRIVELDWNESHRIADLTLVCTPARHFSGRLFSRDSTLWSSWVIAGPAHKAFFGGDTGYTKSFAEIGAEHGPFDLTLLPIGAYHPAFADIHMNPEEAVRAHLDLTDVDHGLMMPIHWATFRLSPHPWAEPAERLVGAADAERVRIAVPIPGGRVVPDSTFDPWWRR